In Crinalium epipsammum PCC 9333, the following are encoded in one genomic region:
- a CDS encoding DUF3891 family protein, whose translation MIVNQHDQGWEVIYHRAHALLAAQIAGNWHQQDRPERIIETVAAISHHDDLEKEWEGDHLTKAGAPMDFTIGGETSVPKLRGLTTNSRYRGRWVAMLISMHMSFLNEGKRGESKELDEFLDEQLENQKKWRKELGLSKEEAEKAYAFFQWCDRFSLILCSQELPAGERQLEISQGPDGKRYDVMQNADGHVVVTPWPFAEDKFNVRVEACYLSQVKFESNEELTEALQNAPIKELEWTLIKA comes from the coding sequence GTGATTGTTAACCAACACGATCAAGGTTGGGAAGTAATTTACCACCGCGCTCATGCTTTACTAGCTGCTCAAATTGCCGGAAATTGGCATCAACAAGACCGTCCAGAAAGAATCATAGAAACCGTAGCAGCAATTTCCCACCATGATGATTTAGAAAAAGAATGGGAAGGCGATCACTTAACAAAAGCTGGCGCACCAATGGACTTTACAATTGGTGGTGAAACTTCTGTTCCAAAGTTAAGAGGACTGACAACAAATTCACGCTATCGAGGGCGATGGGTAGCGATGTTAATTTCTATGCACATGAGCTTTTTAAATGAAGGCAAACGTGGGGAATCAAAGGAATTAGATGAATTTTTAGATGAGCAATTAGAAAATCAGAAAAAATGGCGTAAGGAATTGGGTTTAAGTAAGGAAGAAGCCGAGAAAGCTTATGCCTTTTTTCAGTGGTGTGATCGCTTTTCCCTAATTCTCTGTAGTCAAGAATTACCTGCTGGAGAACGACAGCTAGAAATTAGTCAAGGACCAGACGGTAAACGCTATGATGTCATGCAAAATGCCGATGGTCACGTAGTCGTTACACCTTGGCCTTTTGCAGAAGATAAGTTTAATGTTAGGGTCGAAGCTTGTTATCTATCTCAAGTCAAATTCGAGAGTAACGAAGAACTCACAGAAGCTTTGCAAAATGCTCCAATTAAAGAGTTAGAATGGACATTAATCAAGGCTTAA
- a CDS encoding glycerol-3-phosphate acyltransferase — translation MTLMQVWGCLVIWIVCPLLGGLPLIRWVTYALTGRNLAKVGTGNVSVSAAFYHGGKLAGILSVLSEAFKGIAAVLIARYFFPSDSSWELIALIALVMGRYWMGKGAGTTNVTWGMVVHDWKASLLIFIIGGISFTILRDKTSGRYGALILIPLILALLHPHEGARIAFAVILSGLIGWIYKKIPDDLDLRPQEAKSESQTVFRFFRGDRAIVSLDRQLDPNKVGQKAATLSQLKRWGYPVPTGWVLPAGDDPQPLIDYLQPSIEKPLVVRSSAVGEDSEYASAAGQYKTILNVTTTEALQVAIVRCITSYDEPAAVQYRRDRGIPDASMSLLIQQQVPGVFSGVAFSRDPILQHGDAVVIEALPGEANRIVSGQVTPEHYRVIVIPADLETNSNSLDPSWVIPDNLELPVEGNGDVPPRLIQQVAYIARQLEARYLGTPQDIEWSYDGQTLWLLQSRPITTLQPIWTRKIAAEVIPGLIRPLTWSINRPLTCGVWGEIFTLVLNNRADKLDFNQTATLHHSRAYFNASLLGQIFLRMGLPPESLEFLTRGAKFSKPPLSATLKSTPGLIRLLRRELKLEADFKRDYERYFAPTLSKLSNQPASELSPVALLERIEMILEVLKRGTYYSIMAPLSAALRQAVWKVKDEELDNSQTPEVASMRSLQELANDARHLLPTRERTSEGSFLFATLAEIPDGESILERFDQWLNQYGYLSEVGTDIAVPTWKEDPRPVRELFAQFLATGKIAENEPQKGRKNQDWKVQLVQKRFSLKGKVTEIYSHLLAQLRWCFVQLERLWIESGLLSEEGDIFFLKLAEISILIAGADLELADGISELVRRRRSQLEQDNQITNIPALIYGNTPSVAAFNTSNQQARNKLQGIGASPGQVEGKIKVLQNFQVLADIDRETIIVVPYTDSGWAPILARAGGLIAEVGGRLSHGAIVAREYGIPAVMDVHNATQFLQDGQRVRIDGATGIVEVL, via the coding sequence ATGACGCTAATGCAGGTTTGGGGATGTCTGGTAATTTGGATAGTCTGCCCACTCTTGGGCGGTTTACCCTTGATACGCTGGGTTACTTATGCGCTTACAGGTCGCAATTTAGCTAAAGTTGGTACTGGTAATGTCTCAGTTTCGGCGGCTTTTTATCACGGGGGAAAGCTTGCTGGTATTCTGTCGGTACTTTCTGAGGCATTCAAAGGAATTGCTGCTGTATTAATTGCGCGTTATTTCTTCCCATCTGACTCAAGTTGGGAGTTAATTGCCTTAATTGCCTTAGTTATGGGGCGCTACTGGATGGGTAAGGGCGCAGGGACAACTAATGTTACTTGGGGTATGGTTGTCCATGACTGGAAAGCGTCGTTACTTATATTTATTATTGGCGGGATAAGTTTTACTATTCTGCGAGATAAAACTTCTGGGCGCTATGGTGCTTTAATTTTAATTCCCTTAATCTTGGCGTTATTGCACCCCCATGAAGGTGCTAGAATTGCTTTTGCAGTCATCCTTTCTGGTTTAATCGGGTGGATATATAAAAAAATCCCCGATGATTTAGATCTCCGTCCTCAAGAAGCAAAGTCAGAGTCACAAACTGTGTTTCGTTTTTTCCGAGGCGATCGCGCTATAGTTTCTTTAGATCGACAGCTTGACCCGAATAAAGTTGGGCAAAAAGCTGCTACGTTATCTCAGTTGAAACGCTGGGGTTATCCTGTACCGACTGGATGGGTTCTTCCTGCTGGAGATGATCCACAACCTTTAATTGATTACTTGCAACCATCTATCGAAAAACCTTTGGTTGTACGTTCTTCTGCTGTGGGAGAAGATTCTGAATATGCTTCTGCTGCGGGACAATATAAAACTATTTTAAATGTTACTACTACAGAAGCATTGCAAGTTGCGATCGTTCGCTGCATTACTTCTTATGATGAACCTGCTGCTGTGCAATATCGTCGTGACAGGGGTATTCCAGATGCTTCAATGTCATTACTAATTCAACAACAAGTTCCTGGGGTATTTTCTGGAGTTGCTTTTAGTCGTGACCCAATTTTACAACATGGTGATGCGGTCGTAATTGAAGCATTACCAGGAGAAGCTAACCGCATTGTTTCAGGACAAGTTACACCAGAACATTATCGCGTAATTGTTATACCAGCAGATTTAGAAACTAATAGTAATTCTCTTGATCCTTCTTGGGTAATACCAGATAATTTAGAACTACCAGTTGAAGGTAATGGAGATGTACCACCTCGATTAATTCAACAAGTTGCTTATATTGCACGTCAATTAGAAGCACGTTATCTCGGTACACCGCAAGATATTGAATGGAGTTATGACGGTCAAACTTTATGGTTGTTGCAATCGCGCCCAATTACAACCTTACAACCAATTTGGACTCGTAAAATTGCCGCCGAAGTAATTCCTGGGTTAATTCGTCCGCTTACTTGGTCAATTAATCGTCCGCTTACTTGTGGGGTTTGGGGAGAAATTTTTACTTTAGTTTTAAATAACCGTGCGGATAAATTAGATTTTAATCAAACTGCGACTTTACACCACTCCCGCGCTTATTTTAATGCTTCTCTCTTAGGGCAGATATTTTTAAGAATGGGTTTGCCACCGGAAAGTTTAGAGTTTCTGACGAGAGGTGCAAAGTTTAGTAAACCGCCTTTAAGTGCTACCTTAAAAAGTACACCAGGATTAATTCGTTTATTGCGTCGGGAACTGAAGTTAGAGGCAGATTTTAAGCGAGATTATGAACGTTATTTTGCCCCAACTTTAAGTAAGTTAAGCAATCAACCCGCATCAGAGTTATCTCCAGTTGCACTATTAGAAAGAATCGAGATGATTTTGGAGGTGCTGAAGCGGGGAACTTACTATAGTATTATGGCTCCTTTGAGTGCAGCGTTACGGCAAGCGGTGTGGAAGGTTAAAGATGAGGAGTTGGATAATAGCCAAACGCCAGAAGTTGCATCAATGCGATCGCTACAAGAATTAGCTAATGATGCGCGTCATTTATTACCAACTCGTGAACGTACTTCCGAAGGTTCATTTTTATTCGCCACACTTGCAGAAATACCTGATGGTGAGAGTATATTAGAACGCTTCGATCAATGGTTAAATCAGTATGGATATTTAAGTGAGGTAGGTACTGATATTGCTGTGCCTACTTGGAAGGAAGATCCGCGACCTGTGCGAGAATTATTTGCACAGTTTCTTGCTACGGGTAAGATAGCAGAAAATGAACCGCAGAAAGGTAGGAAAAACCAAGACTGGAAAGTTCAGTTAGTACAAAAGCGGTTTAGTCTCAAGGGAAAAGTTACTGAGATTTATAGCCATTTATTAGCACAGTTGCGTTGGTGTTTTGTGCAGTTAGAGAGATTATGGATAGAGTCAGGTTTGTTGTCTGAAGAGGGAGATATCTTTTTCTTAAAGTTAGCTGAAATAAGTATTTTGATTGCGGGTGCTGATTTAGAATTAGCAGATGGGATATCTGAGTTGGTAAGGCGCAGGCGATCGCAATTAGAACAGGATAATCAAATAACTAATATACCTGCTTTAATTTATGGTAATACGCCATCTGTTGCTGCTTTTAATACTAGCAATCAGCAAGCTAGGAATAAATTGCAAGGTATTGGGGCTAGTCCTGGGCAGGTAGAAGGTAAAATTAAGGTGCTGCAAAATTTTCAAGTACTTGCAGACATTGATCGAGAAACAATTATAGTTGTACCTTACACTGATTCTGGTTGGGCTCCAATATTAGCTCGTGCGGGTGGGTTAATTGCAGAGGTGGGGGGAAGGCTTTCTCATGGTGCGATCGTCGCGCGGGAGTATGGTATTCCTGCGGTGATGGATGTTCACAATGCTACTCAGTTTTTACAAGATGGTCAGCGAGTTAGAATTGATGGAGCGACAGGAATTGTTGAAGTTTTATAG
- the dndC gene encoding DNA phosphorothioation system sulfurtransferase DndC, with protein sequence MIETQQMSLFPPRTVAELVEDIEELNKEIQALYCLDEIPWIIGYSGGKDSGAVLQLVWYAIAALPVEKRTKKIYVITTDTLVENPIVSAWVRKSLAHLKLAAETQGLPIEPHLLYPEIKDTFWVNLIGKGYPSPRNRFRWCTERLKIQPSNRFIRDVVRANGEVILVLGTRKAESIRRSTSMKKHEGGLVSDRTNNVSSLKSILYQSPSLPNSFIYSPIQDWQTQEVWIYLNQWQNPWGHSNKDLFTMYRGATADNECPLVVDTSTPSCGSSRFGCWVCTMVSQDKSMEAMIQNDEEKEWMQPLLDIRNELDIENDRDRRDFRRIYGKVELFVRDVDGESLVAPIHGPYLKEWREHWLRKVLEAQTEARQTAPVEMRDITLITIEELSEIRRIWLEEKHEFDDSLPRIYQQATGEKFQDPRLGADRKLIGTDEWEVLTEICDDDVMHLELMARLLDTERQHLKTRRGIYDNLVKCFETSSRNREEAIQNAHDKRDLKGAVAEGDVDKVKQLTWGSIKFGEPNIDEIEPE encoded by the coding sequence ATGATAGAAACACAGCAGATGTCGTTATTCCCACCGCGTACAGTTGCGGAGTTGGTAGAAGATATCGAAGAACTTAACAAAGAAATTCAAGCTTTATATTGTTTAGATGAAATACCCTGGATTATAGGTTATTCGGGTGGAAAAGATAGCGGGGCAGTATTGCAACTTGTTTGGTATGCAATTGCTGCATTACCTGTAGAAAAGCGTACAAAAAAAATATATGTAATCACAACAGATACATTAGTAGAAAATCCGATAGTTTCTGCTTGGGTGCGTAAATCATTAGCGCATTTGAAATTAGCTGCCGAAACTCAAGGACTACCAATAGAGCCACATTTGCTTTATCCAGAAATTAAAGATACTTTTTGGGTAAATTTAATTGGGAAAGGCTATCCCTCACCGCGTAACAGATTTCGCTGGTGTACAGAACGTTTAAAAATTCAACCTTCTAACCGTTTTATTCGTGATGTAGTAAGAGCGAATGGTGAAGTAATTCTTGTCTTAGGTACTCGCAAAGCAGAAAGTATTAGACGCTCTACCTCAATGAAAAAACATGAAGGAGGTTTAGTTAGCGATCGCACTAATAATGTAAGCTCTTTAAAGTCGATACTTTACCAAAGTCCTAGCCTTCCTAACTCTTTTATTTATAGTCCTATCCAAGACTGGCAAACTCAAGAAGTATGGATTTATCTGAATCAATGGCAAAATCCTTGGGGACATAGCAATAAAGACTTGTTTACGATGTATCGAGGTGCAACAGCAGATAATGAATGCCCCTTAGTTGTTGATACCTCTACCCCTAGCTGTGGCAGTTCCCGATTTGGATGCTGGGTTTGCACAATGGTTAGCCAAGATAAATCTATGGAGGCAATGATTCAAAATGATGAAGAGAAAGAATGGATGCAGCCTCTATTAGATATTCGTAATGAATTAGATATTGAGAATGATAGAGATAGAAGAGACTTCCGCCGGATATATGGAAAAGTCGAACTTTTTGTACGTGATGTTGATGGCGAAAGTTTAGTTGCACCAATTCATGGTCCTTATTTAAAAGAATGGCGGGAACATTGGCTGAGGAAAGTATTAGAAGCACAAACCGAAGCTCGTCAGACTGCACCCGTAGAGATGCGAGATATTACCCTAATTACTATTGAAGAATTAAGTGAAATTAGACGCATTTGGCTAGAAGAAAAACACGAATTTGATGATAGCTTACCTCGTATTTACCAACAAGCTACAGGCGAAAAATTTCAAGACCCCCGCTTAGGTGCAGATAGAAAACTAATAGGTACTGACGAGTGGGAAGTGCTAACAGAAATTTGTGATGACGATGTAATGCACTTAGAACTAATGGCAAGATTATTAGATACAGAACGCCAGCATCTCAAAACTCGGCGCGGTATCTACGATAACTTAGTAAAATGTTTTGAAACCAGTTCTAGAAATAGAGAAGAAGCAATTCAAAACGCCCATGATAAACGTGATTTAAAAGGTGCTGTTGCTGAAGGTGATGTTGATAAAGTGAAGCAACTAACTTGGGGAAGCATTAAATTTGGTGAGCCAAATATTGATGAAATAGAACCCGAATAG
- the dndE gene encoding DNA sulfur modification protein DndE, which translates to MEPPINTIKLSQTAKDQLTKLKRFTKIDQWNILCRWAFCRSLAEPTIPSPVPIITDSNVEMTWRVFGGELADILIIALKQRCHNDGLGTDKETLATQFRLHLHRGIGYLAGDQTIKKIEDLIDVAIHPQR; encoded by the coding sequence ATGGAACCCCCCATCAACACCATCAAACTCTCCCAAACAGCCAAAGACCAACTAACAAAACTAAAACGCTTCACCAAAATCGACCAATGGAACATCCTTTGCCGTTGGGCATTTTGCCGCTCACTCGCCGAACCCACCATCCCCTCCCCAGTCCCCATCATTACCGATAGCAACGTCGAAATGACCTGGCGCGTCTTTGGCGGAGAATTAGCCGACATCTTAATCATCGCCCTCAAACAACGCTGTCACAACGACGGCTTAGGCACAGACAAAGAAACCCTCGCCACTCAATTTCGCCTCCACCTGCATCGCGGTATTGGCTACCTCGCAGGAGATCAAACTATTAAGAAAATTGAAGACTTAATCGACGTAGCTATCCATCCTCAACGTTGA
- a CDS encoding DNA phosphorothioation-associated putative methyltransferase gives MVASLPEPPEIERHRAAIVRTDISRPVRMAIEAEILTTDKTFFDYGCGHGGDIDRITQRGYTSAGWDPYYRPDSPLIPSDIVNLGFVLNVIEDSEERRESLCKAWELTQQVLIVATQVLVHDRNIKQIPYNDGIITCRNTFQKYYDQEELKQYIDDALGVDAVPVALGVYFVFRDDQAKESFRASRFRSRLYTPRVRRPVKRFEECEEQLQPLMEFVSDRGRLPVKNELPAEPELVEEFGSIKSAFKVVLQATNEEEWDAIAYRRSLDIQVYLALTQFTKRPTFKQLAPELQYDIKAFFGNYDEACEVADKMLFSLGKPEVIKTACQKSKIGKHLPTALYVHVSALAELDPLLRTYEGCASRTIGRMDGATLIKFHTNKPKISYLFYPDFDTDPHPALQTSMQIDLQDLNVRYRDYSKSQNPPILHRKETFVTPNYPLYEEFAQLTSEEEAAGLLENTSDIGTRDGWQNRLTEYQVEIIDHHVYKKRE, from the coding sequence ATGGTTGCTTCACTGCCAGAACCGCCAGAAATCGAACGTCATCGAGCAGCAATTGTTCGTACTGATATTTCACGCCCTGTGCGGATGGCAATAGAAGCAGAAATATTAACAACAGATAAAACCTTTTTTGACTACGGTTGCGGTCACGGTGGAGATATCGATCGCATCACACAGAGAGGTTATACTAGCGCAGGTTGGGATCCTTACTATCGCCCTGACTCTCCTTTAATTCCATCAGATATAGTTAATCTAGGCTTTGTACTCAACGTTATTGAAGATTCAGAAGAACGGCGTGAGAGTTTGTGCAAAGCTTGGGAATTAACACAGCAAGTATTAATAGTTGCTACCCAAGTTTTAGTACACGATCGCAACATCAAACAAATACCTTACAACGATGGTATTATTACCTGTCGCAATACCTTCCAGAAATATTACGACCAGGAAGAACTTAAACAATATATAGATGATGCTCTCGGCGTTGATGCAGTACCAGTCGCCCTGGGTGTATATTTTGTTTTCCGAGATGACCAAGCTAAAGAAAGTTTCCGCGCCTCTCGTTTTCGTTCCCGCCTTTATACCCCCAGAGTGCGTAGACCTGTTAAGCGGTTTGAAGAGTGTGAAGAACAACTGCAACCACTCATGGAATTTGTGAGCGATCGCGGACGCTTACCCGTCAAAAATGAACTACCCGCAGAACCCGAATTAGTTGAGGAATTTGGTAGTATCAAGAGCGCATTTAAAGTAGTTTTGCAAGCGACTAACGAAGAAGAATGGGATGCGATCGCATATCGTCGTTCTCTCGATATCCAAGTTTATCTCGCCCTCACTCAATTTACTAAACGCCCCACATTCAAACAACTCGCACCCGAACTTCAATACGATATTAAAGCCTTTTTCGGCAACTATGATGAAGCCTGCGAAGTCGCGGATAAAATGCTGTTTAGTTTGGGTAAACCAGAAGTTATTAAAACTGCTTGCCAAAAAAGTAAGATAGGCAAACACTTACCCACCGCCTTATATGTCCATGTTTCCGCCTTAGCAGAACTTGATCCACTGTTACGCACTTATGAAGGTTGCGCCAGTCGGACTATTGGACGGATGGACGGTGCAACTCTAATTAAATTCCATACAAATAAGCCAAAAATTTCCTATTTATTTTATCCCGACTTTGACACAGATCCACATCCAGCATTACAGACGAGTATGCAAATAGACTTGCAGGATTTAAATGTGAGATATCGAGATTACAGTAAATCCCAAAATCCGCCAATATTGCATCGTAAAGAAACCTTTGTTACTCCTAATTATCCTCTTTACGAAGAATTTGCTCAACTTACCAGCGAGGAAGAAGCAGCCGGACTATTAGAAAATACCAGCGACATCGGTACTCGTGACGGTTGGCAAAATAGATTAACTGAATATCAAGTGGAAATTATAGATCATCATGTTTATAAAAAAAGGGAATAG
- a CDS encoding GxxExxY protein has translation MDADERRWELNQITEMIIGCAFKVSNALGCGFLEKVYENALAHELRKAGLKVVQQYPIKVYYDGIIVGNYEADLLVEGCVIVELKAIKTMTQREEAQCLNYLKATKLNIGLLINFGNPKVEIKRIANKY, from the coding sequence ATGGACGCAGATGAACGCAGATGGGAATTGAATCAGATTACGGAGATGATTATTGGTTGTGCTTTTAAGGTATCGAATGCGTTAGGGTGTGGTTTTTTAGAGAAAGTTTATGAGAATGCTTTAGCACATGAGTTACGTAAAGCTGGTTTAAAAGTTGTCCAGCAGTACCCAATTAAGGTTTATTATGACGGAATTATAGTAGGAAATTATGAAGCAGATTTGCTAGTTGAAGGTTGTGTCATAGTAGAACTCAAAGCTATCAAAACTATGACCCAAAGGGAAGAAGCTCAATGCCTAAATTACTTAAAAGCGACTAAATTGAACATCGGCTTACTCATTAACTTCGGCAATCCCAAAGTAGAAATCAAACGCATCGCCAACAAATACTAA
- the dndD gene encoding DNA sulfur modification protein DndD encodes MIFLQLVLQNFGPYQGRQEINLRPETNNETRPIILFGGMNGGGKTTLMDAIRLALYGQRAQCSTRGNLSYPDFLTQCVNRNTPPTEKARIELAFEIIEDGKPKILRIVRYWTPDPKDGKDVLGILENDEWKDEALTNTWDQYIENLLPLGISSLFLFDGEQVKELAEMETPPPVVVEAIQSLLGLELSERLSADLDILASRKRKELATTKELTTLEEIEQKLKQQNEELEAANQELGSLNNKLERADKKQREAQDKFLYEGGKIASDRNRLEKQQNYFIEQRENVREVMRELAAGALPLALISPILTQAQFQAEKESRQQQAKIAQDILRERDNKLLNYITNLSVNDTEFDKIKNFIALENQQLEQIAVDTQPWLLADKSEINQLNNILYAINTAQFRASEKQAELEKLEIEIEALERQINSAASPEAYQQLKDAVITTQNEAAKVKAAHETVNRRCEELKRAIAQIKKELESYADESLKSANNQHIINSIAKVKDTLKLFKEKLTLKKLNKLEMEVTECFRYLLHKSDLVHRVAIDTKTFALSIYDPQGQPVPKHRLSAGEKQLLAIAFLWGLARVSGRHLPVAIDTPLGRLDSSHRQNLVERYFPTASHQVILLSTDTEIGKVEVEQLRENSAIAREYLLKYDSVGRQTVVELGYFW; translated from the coding sequence ATGATTTTTCTCCAACTCGTCCTACAAAATTTTGGTCCCTACCAGGGTCGCCAAGAAATCAACCTGCGTCCCGAAACAAACAACGAAACACGCCCAATAATTCTCTTTGGCGGAATGAATGGCGGCGGTAAAACAACCTTAATGGATGCAATTCGCCTTGCACTTTATGGACAACGCGCCCAATGTTCCACACGGGGTAATTTAAGCTACCCCGACTTCCTCACCCAATGCGTCAACCGCAACACACCGCCCACAGAAAAAGCCCGAATAGAATTAGCTTTTGAAATTATTGAAGATGGCAAACCCAAAATATTAAGAATAGTTAGATATTGGACACCCGACCCTAAAGATGGCAAGGATGTCTTAGGTATTTTAGAGAATGACGAATGGAAAGATGAAGCTTTAACAAATACTTGGGATCAGTATATTGAAAATTTACTGCCTTTGGGAATATCTAGCTTATTTCTGTTTGATGGCGAACAAGTAAAAGAACTCGCCGAAATGGAAACTCCTCCCCCCGTTGTTGTTGAAGCAATTCAATCATTATTAGGCTTGGAATTATCGGAACGCTTATCGGCAGACTTAGATATTCTCGCTAGTCGCAAGCGGAAAGAATTAGCAACAACTAAGGAGTTAACAACCTTAGAAGAAATTGAACAAAAACTTAAGCAACAAAATGAAGAATTAGAAGCTGCTAACCAAGAATTAGGATCGTTAAATAATAAACTAGAGCGGGCTGATAAAAAACAGCGAGAAGCACAAGATAAATTTTTATATGAAGGCGGTAAAATTGCAAGCGATCGCAACCGTTTAGAAAAACAACAAAATTATTTTATCGAACAAAGAGAAAATGTCCGCGAAGTGATGCGAGAATTAGCTGCTGGTGCTTTACCTTTAGCTTTAATTTCACCTATTCTTACCCAAGCTCAATTTCAAGCTGAAAAGGAAAGTCGCCAACAACAAGCAAAAATAGCCCAGGATATTTTAAGAGAACGAGATAATAAGTTATTGAATTATATCACAAATTTATCTGTAAATGATACAGAATTTGACAAGATAAAAAACTTTATTGCTTTAGAAAATCAACAGCTTGAGCAAATAGCGGTAGATACTCAACCCTGGTTATTAGCAGATAAATCAGAAATTAATCAATTAAATAACATCTTATATGCAATTAACACGGCTCAATTTAGAGCTAGTGAAAAACAAGCAGAACTAGAAAAACTGGAAATTGAGATAGAGGCTTTAGAAAGACAAATAAATTCTGCTGCATCTCCCGAAGCTTATCAACAGTTAAAAGATGCGGTAATTACAACTCAAAACGAAGCTGCAAAAGTGAAAGCTGCACACGAAACAGTTAACCGTCGGTGTGAAGAATTAAAAAGAGCGATCGCACAAATTAAAAAAGAGTTAGAAAGCTATGCAGATGAAAGCCTAAAATCTGCAAATAACCAACATATAATTAATTCTATAGCGAAAGTTAAAGACACACTCAAGCTATTTAAAGAAAAATTAACTCTCAAAAAACTGAATAAATTAGAAATGGAAGTAACAGAATGCTTCCGCTATTTATTGCACAAATCAGATTTAGTACATCGCGTTGCTATTGATACGAAAACATTTGCACTTTCTATTTACGACCCACAAGGTCAACCAGTACCCAAACACCGCTTATCGGCGGGAGAAAAGCAACTGTTAGCCATTGCCTTTTTATGGGGTTTAGCGCGGGTATCTGGGCGACATTTACCAGTAGCAATAGATACACCATTAGGGCGGTTAGATTCATCGCATCGGCAGAATTTAGTAGAGCGATATTTTCCTACTGCTAGTCATCAAGTAATTCTATTATCTACAGATACGGAAATAGGAAAAGTGGAGGTGGAACAGTTAAGAGAAAATAGTGCGATCGCGCGGGAGTATTTGTTGAAATATGATTCAGTGGGAAGGCAGACTGTGGTAGAATTAGGTTACTTTTGGTGA